Proteins from a single region of Murdochiella vaginalis:
- the dnaG gene encoding DNA primase: protein MRISDQTIQQVRDAIDIEELVASYVTLKPAGKQKKACCPFHQEKTPSFFIRPERGTFKCFGCGESGDGIAFLMKMEHLDFQEAVVALAERYHIPIEADHPEDTEKRMRRDLYYRINEEAARFFYKQLLTSDAALQYLARRGFKAQIINDFFLGYADAKGNSLLRHLTEKGYREEDLLALGLIARSHRGTGYYDKFRDRLMFPIVSVKGKIIGFGGRAIGDGKPKYLNSPDSEIFHKGEHLYHLHQVRKIPNSREVIVVEGYMDVAALAFHGVPNAVASLGTSLTEEQAKLVKRYADRVYLCYDGDAAGIRAARRAIDVFQQADVSPKLVVLPEGKDPDDVVRTKGAEAFRHYLSISMDPLDFELKLLTAGYDLTEPAGRMDFLPRALDFLAGIEKQTLRDVMAEQVATLAQVSLESVQHDTAKRREELLAKQSEKNRHRAEKGRYAGEAFSSRRDTEADRPSYYYAEEEELPPEAFGDYADQDESRSDSLGMYADRSMASERFRLEREMVRLIRGDRACEDVLSAEQDFIENPGLQQLLLAVHNLRDAGISPQQDWLKESDLSDEARELAESLDRENLPVHVAMAKELRERIQRFRLRERKAELLYAMHHPDQMENVSSQSALLKELQEIEQRLRAPGGGLR, encoded by the coding sequence GATGCGATCGACATCGAAGAGCTGGTCGCAAGCTATGTCACCCTGAAACCGGCCGGCAAACAGAAGAAGGCTTGTTGTCCGTTTCATCAGGAAAAAACGCCTTCTTTTTTTATCCGTCCCGAGAGGGGAACGTTCAAATGTTTCGGCTGCGGCGAATCCGGCGATGGCATCGCATTTTTGATGAAAATGGAGCATCTTGACTTCCAGGAAGCCGTTGTGGCGCTGGCGGAACGCTATCATATTCCCATAGAAGCGGATCATCCCGAGGATACAGAGAAACGGATGCGGCGCGATTTGTATTATCGCATCAATGAAGAAGCGGCACGTTTTTTTTATAAGCAGCTTCTAACCAGTGACGCGGCGCTCCAGTACTTAGCCCGTCGCGGGTTTAAAGCGCAGATCATCAATGATTTCTTTCTCGGCTATGCGGATGCGAAGGGAAATAGCCTACTGCGCCATTTAACGGAAAAAGGCTATCGCGAGGAGGATCTGCTGGCGCTCGGTCTCATTGCACGGTCTCATCGCGGCACAGGGTATTATGATAAATTTCGTGACCGGCTGATGTTTCCCATTGTTTCGGTCAAAGGAAAAATCATCGGTTTTGGAGGACGGGCGATTGGCGATGGCAAACCAAAATATTTGAATTCGCCGGACTCCGAAATCTTTCATAAAGGAGAGCATCTCTATCATCTGCATCAAGTGCGTAAAATTCCGAATTCACGCGAAGTGATCGTGGTGGAGGGCTATATGGATGTGGCAGCGCTGGCGTTTCACGGCGTGCCCAATGCCGTCGCTTCGTTGGGTACGTCTCTTACGGAAGAACAGGCGAAGCTCGTCAAACGCTATGCAGATCGTGTGTATCTTTGTTATGATGGCGACGCTGCCGGCATCCGAGCAGCGCGTCGTGCCATTGATGTGTTTCAACAGGCGGACGTTTCGCCGAAGCTGGTCGTCCTTCCCGAAGGAAAGGACCCGGACGATGTGGTGCGAACGAAAGGAGCAGAGGCGTTTCGGCACTATTTGTCCATTTCGATGGATCCGCTGGATTTTGAACTGAAATTGCTTACCGCCGGTTATGATCTGACGGAACCGGCCGGGCGCATGGATTTTCTGCCACGCGCACTGGATTTTTTAGCCGGCATTGAAAAGCAGACGCTCCGTGACGTGATGGCAGAGCAGGTGGCTACGCTGGCACAAGTTAGCTTGGAAAGCGTACAGCATGATACCGCGAAGCGCCGCGAAGAGCTTCTTGCCAAGCAGAGCGAAAAGAATCGGCACAGAGCGGAAAAAGGTCGTTATGCAGGAGAGGCATTCTCTTCTCGTCGCGATACGGAAGCGGATCGCCCCTCGTATTATTACGCGGAAGAAGAGGAACTGCCGCCGGAAGCCTTTGGGGATTATGCAGACCAAGATGAGAGCAGAAGCGACAGTTTGGGTATGTATGCCGACAGGAGCATGGCATCGGAACGTTTTCGACTCGAACGCGAAATGGTGCGGCTGATTCGAGGCGATCGCGCCTGTGAGGATGTGCTGTCGGCGGAGCAGGATTTTATTGAAAATCCGGGGCTACAACAATTGCTCTTGGCCGTGCATAATTTACGGGATGCGGGCATTTCACCGCAACAGGACTGGCTAAAAGAATCGGATTTATCCGACGAAGCAAGAGAGCTTGCGGAGTCGCTGGACCGGGAAAATTTGCCGGTTCATGTCGCTATGGCGAAAGAACTTCGAGAACGAATTCAACGTTTTCGTCTGCGAGAACGCAAGGCAGAGTTGCTTTATGCCATGCATCATCCGGATCAGATGGAAAATGTGTCGTCGCAAAGTGCTTTGTTGAAAGAACTGCAGGAGATTGAGCAACGCTTGCGTGCGCCTGGGGGAGGGCTTAGATGA
- the rpoD gene encoding RNA polymerase sigma factor RpoD has translation MTDRKDRLKDDVLDIEEIKQDMVEELRKIAVAHHDRFQRDDWENLEDMDQLSEEDRRDILQILADDGITMADAVRTEGIEEDEEEDELLDEEEDESTLSDLDALSELSVHFEEEKEEPEAELSDQEMLQNIAVDDPVKMYLKEIGRVSLLTADEEVLLARRMELAESAAKVLRGEKASLREEIEIAKESLNNTQAAMLLDLMATKDARKRFRTAQTRQYRAFRRLLAIVLSPEDVVLSEEDEAYRAVKIAAHVERYIRRRLSRLGLTQQEACELAFCVEVQQALVTFVLTPKLLTTKQKSWKDLALENEERILRAVDQLYKKNVENEEPCGTLLDLAQEFQVKPFTEEETIPGELRRELFERNTIVDKLNMTLRKRQLKDALTEQEAENYAVLLEALQTINKRMAHYKNDFTPQREALQELLVKTDPAGRVLVGLPLSEENEKQLKRAIRVGSVAKQRLAETNLRLVVSIAKRYVGRGMSFLDLIQEGNLGLMKAVEKFDYHRGFKFSTYATWWIRQAITRAIADQARTIRIPVHMVETINKLSRAQRQLLQELNRDPTNEEIAAEMNIDVEKVRIVRKIAQEPVSLETPIGEEEDSHLGDFIEDDTVISPDEAANFIMLREELANILGTLSTRERKVLELRFGLNDGTPRTLEEVGKEFNVTRERIRQIEAKAIRKLKHPTRSQKVRDFLE, from the coding sequence ATGACGGATCGCAAAGATCGACTAAAAGACGATGTCCTGGACATCGAAGAGATAAAACAGGATATGGTGGAAGAGTTGCGCAAGATTGCCGTTGCGCATCATGATCGCTTTCAACGGGACGATTGGGAAAATCTGGAAGATATGGACCAACTCAGCGAGGAGGATCGTCGTGATATTTTGCAGATTTTGGCCGACGACGGCATCACTATGGCGGATGCCGTGCGCACAGAAGGCATAGAAGAGGATGAGGAAGAGGATGAGCTGCTTGACGAAGAAGAGGACGAGTCGACGCTAAGCGATCTGGATGCCTTATCCGAGTTAAGTGTCCATTTTGAAGAGGAAAAGGAAGAACCCGAGGCGGAGTTGAGCGATCAGGAAATGCTGCAAAACATCGCCGTGGATGATCCGGTAAAAATGTATCTCAAGGAGATCGGCCGCGTTTCTTTGCTTACCGCAGACGAAGAGGTGCTCCTCGCGCGTCGCATGGAGTTGGCGGAATCGGCAGCAAAAGTGCTTCGAGGCGAAAAAGCTTCTTTGCGGGAAGAGATTGAGATCGCGAAAGAGTCGCTCAATAATACGCAAGCCGCCATGCTGTTGGATTTGATGGCGACAAAAGACGCAAGGAAGCGTTTCCGCACGGCACAAACAAGACAGTACAGGGCGTTTCGTCGTTTACTGGCCATCGTCCTTTCTCCGGAGGATGTCGTCCTCAGCGAAGAGGATGAGGCGTATCGTGCGGTCAAAATCGCTGCCCATGTGGAACGCTACATCCGTCGCCGTTTGAGTCGGCTGGGTCTGACACAACAGGAAGCGTGTGAGCTGGCCTTCTGTGTGGAGGTTCAGCAAGCGCTGGTTACCTTCGTGCTGACGCCGAAGCTCTTAACGACAAAACAGAAAAGCTGGAAAGACCTTGCGCTGGAAAATGAGGAACGCATCCTTCGTGCGGTGGATCAGCTGTATAAAAAGAATGTGGAAAACGAGGAACCGTGTGGCACGTTGCTGGACCTGGCGCAGGAGTTTCAAGTCAAACCGTTTACGGAAGAAGAAACCATTCCGGGAGAGCTTCGCCGTGAACTTTTTGAACGCAATACCATTGTCGATAAGCTCAACATGACCTTGCGGAAGCGGCAACTGAAGGATGCCTTAACGGAACAGGAAGCCGAAAATTATGCAGTGCTGCTGGAAGCCCTGCAAACCATAAATAAGCGCATGGCGCATTATAAAAATGATTTCACTCCACAGCGCGAGGCTTTGCAAGAGCTTTTGGTCAAGACGGATCCGGCCGGACGTGTTCTGGTGGGGTTGCCGCTGTCGGAAGAAAATGAGAAACAACTGAAGCGGGCCATTCGCGTAGGCTCCGTTGCCAAACAGCGTCTGGCGGAAACCAACCTTCGTCTGGTTGTTTCCATTGCCAAGCGTTACGTCGGGCGCGGCATGAGCTTTTTGGATCTCATTCAGGAAGGTAACCTCGGTCTGATGAAGGCGGTGGAAAAATTCGATTACCATCGCGGTTTCAAGTTTTCTACTTACGCCACCTGGTGGATTCGCCAGGCCATCACCCGTGCCATTGCGGATCAGGCGCGCACCATCCGCATTCCGGTGCATATGGTGGAAACCATCAACAAACTCTCGCGCGCACAGCGTCAGCTGCTGCAGGAGCTGAACCGCGATCCGACCAACGAGGAAATTGCCGCCGAAATGAACATTGATGTCGAAAAAGTGCGCATTGTTCGCAAAATTGCACAGGAGCCGGTTTCCTTAGAGACGCCGATCGGCGAGGAAGAAGATTCGCATTTGGGCGATTTTATCGAGGATGATACGGTCATTTCTCCGGATGAGGCGGCGAACTTCATCATGCTCCGCGAGGAACTGGCTAATATTCTCGGTACGCTTTCCACAAGAGAGCGCAAGGTGCTGGAGCTGCGCTTCGGTTTAAATGACGGTACACCGCGTACACTCGAGGAAGTGGGCAAGGAATTCAACGTCACGCGGGAGCGCATTCGCCAGATTGAAGCGAAAGCCATCCGCAAGCTCAAGCATCCGACGCGAAGCCAAAAGGTACGCGATTTTCTCGAATAA
- a CDS encoding class I SAM-dependent methyltransferase, translated as MQRLQTLIRLVPPSKRVIDVGADHGLVSLGLAEREDIQQVLATDISSASLSKLEEALKRTNPPIREKITLFVTDGLQDIPWSSADAIVIAGMGGPLITRILRDSFAFAKNAKTWVLSPQSGIAAFRHFLQTLSCRIEEDLVEEDGKWYPLFLVFPQEACPEGNGYAFSLTEQEAEYGPELLRKRHPVLEKQLIRDEKHWQSLLIHLEGKSSPAAAKRREEAERALRALQRLRKRYDGNE; from the coding sequence ATGCAACGACTTCAAACCCTCATTCGTCTTGTTCCGCCGTCCAAGCGTGTGATCGACGTGGGGGCGGATCACGGACTGGTATCGCTCGGTCTCGCAGAACGGGAGGATATTCAACAGGTATTGGCAACGGACATTTCTTCCGCCTCTCTGTCTAAGTTGGAAGAAGCCTTGAAACGGACAAATCCGCCCATCCGAGAAAAAATTACGCTTTTTGTAACGGACGGTCTGCAAGACATTCCATGGTCATCTGCGGATGCCATCGTGATCGCCGGAATGGGAGGCCCGCTCATCACGCGTATTCTTCGCGATTCGTTCGCTTTTGCCAAAAATGCAAAAACATGGGTGCTTTCGCCGCAGAGCGGTATCGCGGCGTTTCGGCATTTTTTACAAACACTATCCTGTCGAATTGAAGAAGACCTCGTCGAAGAAGATGGAAAGTGGTATCCGCTTTTTCTGGTTTTTCCACAAGAGGCTTGTCCGGAAGGGAACGGCTATGCCTTTTCTCTCACAGAACAGGAAGCGGAGTACGGCCCGGAGCTTTTGCGTAAGAGACATCCCGTGTTGGAAAAACAGCTTATCCGGGACGAGAAGCATTGGCAAAGTCTCCTTATCCATTTAGAAGGAAAGTCTTCCCCTGCGGCTGCGAAACGTCGAGAAGAAGCGGAACGTGCGCTTCGGGCTCTGCAACGACTGCGGAAGCGATACGATGGCAACGAATGA
- a CDS encoding Nif3-like dinuclear metal center hexameric protein, translating to MQIQKWVEEWEKRVPLTLQEAWDHSGKQFGRFAQPLRGVVFALDFSAGALQKAVEMGANLLVTHHPVLFEGVHTLHEDVPLQNLVMRALEQGIAVYATHTPWDWVDGGVNTEIAERMALRECRALRPREEIDPQRAYSAGFGVYGNIEPMTLAAFARNLSQAFSTPSVVFYGEGERNITRVGLLGGSGMDFMPDALTAGCDVFVTADIKYHEAQSALQNGLALIDLGHYAAEFPSMARAMRLSQSFAPNVPQEVFDEKENKRHSLSGE from the coding sequence ATGCAGATACAGAAATGGGTAGAGGAATGGGAAAAGCGAGTACCGCTAACATTGCAGGAAGCATGGGACCATAGCGGCAAACAGTTCGGCCGCTTTGCGCAACCGCTTCGCGGCGTGGTTTTCGCTTTGGATTTTTCAGCGGGTGCACTGCAGAAGGCGGTGGAGATGGGCGCAAATTTGCTTGTTACGCATCATCCGGTACTTTTTGAGGGAGTACACACCTTGCACGAGGACGTGCCTTTGCAAAATCTCGTCATGCGGGCATTGGAGCAGGGGATTGCAGTCTATGCGACGCATACGCCGTGGGATTGGGTGGACGGAGGCGTCAACACCGAGATCGCGGAACGCATGGCGCTTCGAGAGTGCCGAGCGCTTCGACCGCGGGAAGAGATCGATCCGCAGCGAGCCTATTCCGCCGGATTCGGTGTCTATGGTAATATCGAACCCATGACGCTGGCGGCTTTTGCTCGCAACCTTTCCCAAGCATTTTCGACGCCGTCGGTGGTGTTTTACGGAGAAGGCGAACGAAATATTACAAGGGTCGGTCTTCTGGGCGGATCCGGCATGGACTTTATGCCCGATGCGCTGACCGCGGGCTGTGACGTTTTTGTCACCGCCGACATCAAATACCACGAGGCACAATCTGCCCTACAAAACGGATTGGCACTCATTGATCTTGGCCACTATGCGGCGGAATTTCCCTCCATGGCGCGTGCAATGCGTCTATCACAATCCTTTGCACCTAACGTCCCACAGGAAGTGTTTGATGAAAAAGAAAATAAGCGCCATTCCCTCAGCGGGGAATGA
- a CDS encoding DUF1002 domain-containing protein, with protein MKQKKTLCQRFFATVLTLLFALTSLAQPAKADNLKQSVYSYGQSLTAEQKQETARLLRVSDKALEMQVNIDEMNSLLHDHYDYYQVYSSVYLEPTDKNTGVKVEIVTPKTITSITATQYANAAITAGATNMTIRVASVKAVDGSGALAGVYKAFSGTTGTLPEENVKTAQEELEITSKINEENKGKDGYSDELLNAAIAEIKAQIAKEKEKNGGNISVGDITTIINTVVNNYHLDGVLSAENISSLQGLMENFSKIRLTDEQIANLRNLGENLLKQGGNLMEKVQTDWAHLSPETKTELGGFFGNLFQGIIDFFSNLLK; from the coding sequence ATGAAACAGAAAAAAACGCTATGTCAACGCTTTTTCGCTACCGTGTTGACCTTGCTCTTTGCACTGACGAGCCTTGCGCAACCGGCTAAAGCGGATAATTTAAAACAATCGGTTTACTCTTACGGTCAGAGTCTTACCGCCGAACAAAAACAGGAAACGGCGCGTTTGCTCCGTGTATCCGATAAAGCGTTGGAAATGCAAGTCAATATCGACGAAATGAACAGTTTGCTTCATGATCACTATGATTATTATCAGGTGTATTCCTCGGTCTACCTGGAGCCTACCGATAAAAATACGGGGGTGAAGGTGGAAATCGTGACACCGAAAACCATTACGTCCATTACGGCAACGCAGTACGCCAATGCCGCCATCACGGCCGGCGCAACCAATATGACCATTCGTGTGGCTTCGGTGAAAGCGGTGGACGGCTCCGGGGCGCTGGCCGGCGTCTATAAGGCATTCAGCGGTACGACGGGTACGCTTCCGGAAGAGAACGTCAAGACCGCACAGGAAGAACTGGAAATCACCTCGAAAATTAATGAGGAAAACAAAGGAAAAGACGGCTATTCCGACGAGCTGCTCAATGCCGCCATTGCGGAGATCAAGGCGCAAATCGCCAAAGAAAAGGAGAAAAACGGCGGCAATATTTCCGTAGGAGACATTACCACCATCATCAATACCGTGGTCAATAATTACCACCTGGATGGCGTTCTCAGCGCCGAAAATATTTCCTCGTTGCAGGGGTTGATGGAGAACTTCTCCAAAATCCGGCTCACCGACGAGCAAATCGCGAACTTGCGCAATTTAGGAGAAAATTTGCTCAAGCAGGGTGGAAATCTCATGGAAAAGGTGCAGACGGATTGGGCACATCTATCCCCCGAAACAAAAACCGAATTAGGCGGTTTCTTCGGCAATCTTTTCCAAGGCATTATCGACTTTTTCTCCAATCTGCTCAAATAG
- a CDS encoding Abi family protein → MSVQLMHSDAKLYDMVVNDKLIIRDMDYARKVFQRVSPFHLENFGLTWKKADGTYREGTTLEMLVDSYLADRRIKNFLFDYLSDYEVQLRHVLGTVLLESFGEYGYLDSGHFRQDEYHKNFINDLENELTRANEPFVRRFCPEEGKTREVPVYVAMEVITLGTLTKIFNNMRRPEQKRVSAFYGVLSENVLYSFFTCLSKLRNTCAHHGRLSNRRFSEGCAVLKEDKCVMEKLAPTYQPDAFRFFAMMLALMHLMDAQSNREIIVHYQRTFTLHPHFSPRFLDFPEAWEAILCAAANIDIASLHSKDISEEPIASDRWVMPPSKRSEQ, encoded by the coding sequence ATGTCCGTACAACTCATGCATTCCGATGCCAAGCTCTATGATATGGTGGTGAACGACAAGCTCATCATCCGGGATATGGATTATGCCCGAAAGGTTTTTCAGCGGGTCAGTCCTTTTCATCTGGAAAATTTCGGTTTGACTTGGAAAAAAGCGGACGGAACCTATCGCGAGGGAACCACGCTGGAAATGCTGGTAGACAGCTATCTTGCCGATCGTCGTATCAAAAACTTTTTATTCGACTATCTTTCCGACTATGAGGTGCAGCTTCGTCATGTCCTGGGTACCGTGCTTCTTGAAAGCTTTGGGGAGTATGGGTATTTGGATTCCGGTCATTTTCGCCAGGACGAGTACCACAAAAACTTTATTAATGACTTGGAAAATGAATTGACGCGAGCCAATGAACCTTTTGTGCGCCGTTTCTGTCCCGAAGAGGGAAAAACGCGTGAGGTTCCCGTATATGTGGCCATGGAAGTGATCACGTTGGGAACGCTTACGAAAATTTTTAACAATATGCGTCGTCCGGAACAAAAGCGAGTTTCCGCTTTTTATGGGGTGCTGTCTGAAAACGTCTTATATTCTTTCTTTACCTGCCTATCCAAATTGCGCAATACCTGTGCGCATCATGGCCGGTTATCCAATCGCCGTTTTTCGGAAGGCTGTGCGGTGCTGAAGGAAGACAAGTGCGTCATGGAAAAGCTTGCACCGACGTATCAGCCGGATGCCTTCCGCTTTTTTGCCATGATGCTTGCTCTCATGCACTTGATGGATGCGCAAAGCAACCGGGAAATTATCGTCCATTATCAGCGCACCTTTACGCTGCATCCGCACTTTTCGCCGCGCTTTTTGGATTTTCCGGAGGCATGGGAAGCGATTTTATGTGCAGCGGCAAATATAGATATCGCCTCTCTCCACTCAAAAGACATCAGTGAAGAGCCCATCGCTTCCGATCGCTGGGTGATGCCGCCGTCGAAGCGAAGCGAGCAATAA
- a CDS encoding folylpolyglutamate synthase/dihydrofolate synthase family protein has translation MRPQKEWNALQKATYCWLEAFDHPEKNKCIIHLIGTNGKGSTGRTLALALEKLLPEKVGHFVSPHVHHYEERIMLQSQPITHERSVAIQQAMEEKGKAENLPYIPYFARSMVEALLAYREEARVLVMEAGIGGLDDCTNLLSTAMTVFTTIDFDHRDRLGNTIQEIARAKAGVLLPGSFAVSADQRPEAETVLRNTAEAKNASLVFYSPQTITDAALRWQKGERPALHFTFTRGALSGAYAARLIGRHQLQNFGTALTALEEMLAPDSPVAAALFPTGQLPRPEKIDEAVHAAVAEAYLPGRLEMLSYDPMVFIDGAHNHQAAKMLVENLDALSSCSPAKGKERVLLFGMHDGKLSEKEQQEFFAAFDAVYRIPVQDEEDDAVIEAMGKALDAAYLAHPNALFVAAGSLYLLDGASRWLEKAPSRKK, from the coding sequence ATGCGCCCTCAAAAGGAATGGAATGCGTTGCAGAAGGCCACCTACTGTTGGCTGGAAGCGTTCGATCATCCCGAAAAAAACAAGTGCATCATTCATCTCATCGGTACCAACGGAAAAGGTTCAACGGGGCGCACCCTTGCGCTGGCCTTAGAGAAGCTGTTGCCCGAAAAAGTGGGCCACTTCGTTTCGCCACATGTGCATCACTATGAAGAGCGTATCATGCTGCAATCCCAACCGATTACCCACGAGCGATCCGTGGCAATCCAACAGGCGATGGAAGAAAAAGGAAAGGCGGAAAATCTGCCGTACATCCCGTATTTCGCGCGCAGTATGGTGGAAGCTCTTCTCGCTTACCGGGAGGAGGCTCGTGTGCTGGTTATGGAAGCCGGAATCGGCGGTCTGGATGATTGTACCAATCTCCTTTCCACCGCTATGACGGTCTTTACCACGATTGACTTCGATCATCGTGATCGGCTCGGAAATACCATTCAGGAAATCGCCCGTGCGAAAGCCGGAGTGCTGCTGCCGGGTTCCTTTGCCGTATCGGCCGACCAGCGTCCCGAAGCGGAGACGGTCCTGCGAAATACCGCCGAAGCGAAGAACGCTTCGCTGGTATTCTATTCGCCGCAAACGATCACCGACGCTGCGCTGCGTTGGCAAAAGGGCGAGCGTCCGGCCTTGCACTTTACCTTTACGCGTGGCGCTTTAAGCGGCGCGTATGCAGCGCGGCTCATCGGACGCCATCAGCTGCAGAATTTCGGCACGGCCTTAACAGCCCTGGAGGAAATGCTTGCCCCCGATTCGCCGGTCGCGGCCGCGCTTTTTCCAACGGGACAACTTCCTCGTCCGGAGAAAATAGATGAGGCCGTCCATGCCGCCGTGGCGGAAGCGTATCTTCCCGGAAGGCTGGAAATGCTCTCGTACGATCCCATGGTCTTTATTGACGGTGCGCACAATCACCAGGCTGCTAAAATGCTGGTGGAGAATCTGGATGCCTTATCCTCCTGTTCTCCGGCAAAGGGCAAAGAACGCGTTCTCTTGTTTGGTATGCACGACGGAAAGCTGAGTGAAAAAGAGCAACAGGAGTTTTTTGCGGCATTTGATGCTGTGTATCGCATTCCCGTCCAAGATGAAGAAGACGATGCGGTCATCGAGGCGATGGGAAAGGCTTTGGATGCGGCGTATCTTGCCCATCCGAATGCACTGTTTGTGGCGGCCGGATCGCTGTATCTTTTGGATGGTGCGAGCCGTTGGCTGGAAAAGGCGCCCTCGCGAAAGAAATAA
- the lexA gene encoding transcriptional repressor LexA produces MQSPAQKRRSAMVRYISSYWMENGIAPTVREIQEALGIRSTSTVSKDLHALIDAEQITMTKGSYRSIRPVEDLSVQETQDTPYREDVLDIPVYGAVAAGQPIYADDYTEESIPLPTAFFHQDGSDYFILKIHGESMIEAGIFDGDHVIVRRQQTARNGQQVVALIEDSATVKTFFQRAGYVELRPENAALEPIIVKECRILGVVCGLYRLY; encoded by the coding sequence ATGCAATCCCCGGCACAAAAAAGGCGTTCCGCGATGGTGCGCTACATCTCTTCCTACTGGATGGAAAACGGCATTGCGCCGACTGTGCGTGAAATTCAGGAGGCCTTGGGCATTCGTTCGACCTCGACCGTTTCCAAAGACCTACACGCCCTGATCGATGCCGAACAGATTACCATGACGAAAGGCTCCTACCGCTCGATCCGTCCGGTGGAAGATCTTTCTGTGCAAGAGACACAAGATACGCCCTATCGGGAAGATGTCTTGGATATCCCTGTCTATGGTGCCGTGGCAGCCGGGCAGCCGATTTATGCAGACGACTATACCGAGGAATCCATTCCCCTGCCGACGGCGTTTTTCCATCAGGATGGCAGCGACTACTTCATTTTGAAGATACATGGCGAATCCATGATTGAAGCCGGCATCTTCGACGGCGACCACGTCATCGTCCGCCGTCAGCAAACCGCCAGGAATGGACAACAGGTTGTCGCTCTCATCGAAGATTCGGCGACGGTAAAGACGTTTTTCCAACGTGCGGGCTATGTGGAACTGCGGCCTGAAAATGCCGCTTTAGAGCCCATTATTGTAAAGGAATGTCGCATTTTGGGCGTTGTCTGCGGGCTCTATCGTCTCTATTAA